One Denticeps clupeoides chromosome 3, fDenClu1.1, whole genome shotgun sequence DNA window includes the following coding sequences:
- the LOC114786738 gene encoding uncharacterized protein LOC114786738 isoform X1 has protein sequence MSPRARSVWGLSLAFSSVVPASPGPAEEDMGHRGGSPRGTRLVAACVLLAASNLACVCWVLLLKAKSRTDTACLNGLCSHELTPEILSDIFRNFQKKNSSRAHGILKAYNNTNLSEPDFGPLAWEEEWESEKVVLEENGVWITVKEQGWYLVFVQATFQLWKGMAEPADRMNLRLQVDIKFRENSQELFAAFEDKTQMLTNDTLAARLSLPVLLWLSESDGLRVQAKPRKHIVFASSPHSTFLTLFKYSDK, from the exons ATGAGCCCGAGGGCGAGATCCGTGTGGGGGCTGAGTCTCGCTTTTAGCTCTGTGGTTCCTGCGTCTCCAGGACCTGCTGAGGAGGACATGGGACACAGAGGAGGTTCTCCCAGGGGGACGCGCCTGGTCGCCGCCTGCGTCCTGCTGGCCGCCTCGAACCTCGCCTGCGTCTGCTGGGTCCTGCTTCTGAAG GCTAAGTCCAGGACAGACACCGCCTGTCTGAATG GGCTGTGTTCACATGAATTGACCCCAGAGATACTATCTGATATCTTCAGgaacttccaaaaaaaaaattcttcaagGGCTCATGGGATTCTGAAAG CCTACAATAATACCAACCTTTCGGAACCAGACTTTGGTCCCCTGGCGTGGGAGGAAGAATGGGAGTCGGAGAAAGTTGTGCTGGAGGAGAACGGTGTGTGGATTACGGTGAAGGAGCAGGGCTGGTACCTGGTGTTTGTTCAAGCCACTTTCCAGCTGTGGAAGGGCATGGCTGAGCCTGCAGACCGCATGAACCTACGCCTCCAGGTTGACATCAAGTTCAGAGAGAATTCGCAGGAGCTATTTGCCGCCTTCGAGGACAAAACTCAAATGCTGACCAACGACACCCTGGCTGCTCGGCTAAGTcttcctgtgctgctgtggctgtctGAGTCAGATGGGCTGCGGGTTCAGGCCAAGCCGAGGAAGCACATCGTCTTCGCCTCATCACCACATTCCACCTTTCTGACCTTATTCAAATACTCTGACAAATAG
- the LOC114786738 gene encoding uncharacterized protein LOC114786738 isoform X2 produces MSPRARSVWGLSLAFSSVVPASPGPAEEDMGHRGGSPRGTRLVAACVLLAASNLACVCWVLLLKAKSRTDTACLNGLCSHELTPEILSDIFRNFQKKNSSRAHGILKDFGPLAWEEEWESEKVVLEENGVWITVKEQGWYLVFVQATFQLWKGMAEPADRMNLRLQVDIKFRENSQELFAAFEDKTQMLTNDTLAARLSLPVLLWLSESDGLRVQAKPRKHIVFASSPHSTFLTLFKYSDK; encoded by the exons ATGAGCCCGAGGGCGAGATCCGTGTGGGGGCTGAGTCTCGCTTTTAGCTCTGTGGTTCCTGCGTCTCCAGGACCTGCTGAGGAGGACATGGGACACAGAGGAGGTTCTCCCAGGGGGACGCGCCTGGTCGCCGCCTGCGTCCTGCTGGCCGCCTCGAACCTCGCCTGCGTCTGCTGGGTCCTGCTTCTGAAG GCTAAGTCCAGGACAGACACCGCCTGTCTGAATG GGCTGTGTTCACATGAATTGACCCCAGAGATACTATCTGATATCTTCAGgaacttccaaaaaaaaaattcttcaagGGCTCATGGGATTCTGAAAG ACTTTGGTCCCCTGGCGTGGGAGGAAGAATGGGAGTCGGAGAAAGTTGTGCTGGAGGAGAACGGTGTGTGGATTACGGTGAAGGAGCAGGGCTGGTACCTGGTGTTTGTTCAAGCCACTTTCCAGCTGTGGAAGGGCATGGCTGAGCCTGCAGACCGCATGAACCTACGCCTCCAGGTTGACATCAAGTTCAGAGAGAATTCGCAGGAGCTATTTGCCGCCTTCGAGGACAAAACTCAAATGCTGACCAACGACACCCTGGCTGCTCGGCTAAGTcttcctgtgctgctgtggctgtctGAGTCAGATGGGCTGCGGGTTCAGGCCAAGCCGAGGAAGCACATCGTCTTCGCCTCATCACCACATTCCACCTTTCTGACCTTATTCAAATACTCTGACAAATAG